From one Pecten maximus chromosome 8, xPecMax1.1, whole genome shotgun sequence genomic stretch:
- the LOC117332463 gene encoding serine/threonine-protein phosphatase PGAM5, mitochondrial-like isoform X2 produces the protein MAGWSRLARRGVIILGGVGVAVGVIYNESQKNHTRASWTSNFEPSVKWDYNWDKCEPASLVKPSKNKNSLDEKDAKDAENELKKHTPTATRHLLLIRHGQYNTDGKEDNQRYLTELGRKQAEYTGQRLKDLGLSYTVLISSTMTRAKETADIIQKFFPDVPRKETDMLREGAPIPPEPPIGHWRPEKEFLQDGARIEAAYKNLFHRADASQEIDSHEIVVCHANVIRYFVCRALQFPPEAWLRISLNHASITWITIRPSGRVSIRHLGESGFMPADKVSVV, from the exons ATGGCGGGTTGGAGTCGGCTGGCACGGCGAGGGGTCATAATTTTAGGTGGTGTCGGGGTTGCGGTGGGCGTCATTTACAACGAATCACAGAAAAATCACACAAGAGCCTCCTGGACATCCAATTTTGAACCGAGTGTGAAATGGGACTACAATTGGGACAA ATGTGAACCAGCCAGTTTAGTGAAACCgtccaaaaacaaaaattcctTGGATGAAAAAGATGCAAAAGATGCTGAAAATGAACTGAAGAAACATACCCCAACAGCAACACGTCATCTACTGTTAATTCGGCATGGTCAATACAACACAGATGGAAAAGAGGACAATCAGCGATACCTCACAGAATTAG GGCGGAAGCAGGCAGAATATACAGGGCAACGTCTCAAAGACCTGGGTCTATCCTATACCGTCCTCATATCATCAACCATGACACGGGCGAAGGAGACTGCTGATATTATACAAAAGTTCTTCCCTGATGTTCCACGTAAAGAAACAGACATGCTCCGTGAAGGGGCACCCATACCTCCAGAACCTCCAATAGGGCACTGGCGACCAGAAAAGGAG TTTCTCCAAGACGGAGCTAGAATAGAAGCTGCTTACAAAAATCTGTTTCATCGAGCAGATGCCTCTCAGGAAATTGACAGCCATGAGATTGTGGTGTGTCATGCTAATGTCATACGATACTTTGTGTGCAG GGCTCTACAATTTCCCCCAGAAGCTTGGCTTCGAATAAGTTTAAATCATGCGAGTATCACGTGGATTACTATACGACCTTCAGGCAGAGTTTCCATACGTCACCTTGGCGAGTCTGGGTTCATGCCAGCTGACAAAGTGTCTGTCGTGTGA
- the LOC117332463 gene encoding serine/threonine-protein phosphatase PGAM5, mitochondrial-like isoform X1 → MAGWSRLARRGVIILGGVGVAVGVIYNESQKNHTRASWTSNFEPSVKWDYNWDKCEPASLVKPSKNKNSLDEKDAKDAENELKKHTPTATRHLLLIRHGQYNTDGKEDNQRYLTELGRKQAEYTGQRLKDLGLSYTVLISSTMTRAKETADIIQKFFPDVPRKETDMLREGAPIPPEPPIGHWRPEKEQFLQDGARIEAAYKNLFHRADASQEIDSHEIVVCHANVIRYFVCRALQFPPEAWLRISLNHASITWITIRPSGRVSIRHLGESGFMPADKVSVV, encoded by the exons ATGGCGGGTTGGAGTCGGCTGGCACGGCGAGGGGTCATAATTTTAGGTGGTGTCGGGGTTGCGGTGGGCGTCATTTACAACGAATCACAGAAAAATCACACAAGAGCCTCCTGGACATCCAATTTTGAACCGAGTGTGAAATGGGACTACAATTGGGACAA ATGTGAACCAGCCAGTTTAGTGAAACCgtccaaaaacaaaaattcctTGGATGAAAAAGATGCAAAAGATGCTGAAAATGAACTGAAGAAACATACCCCAACAGCAACACGTCATCTACTGTTAATTCGGCATGGTCAATACAACACAGATGGAAAAGAGGACAATCAGCGATACCTCACAGAATTAG GGCGGAAGCAGGCAGAATATACAGGGCAACGTCTCAAAGACCTGGGTCTATCCTATACCGTCCTCATATCATCAACCATGACACGGGCGAAGGAGACTGCTGATATTATACAAAAGTTCTTCCCTGATGTTCCACGTAAAGAAACAGACATGCTCCGTGAAGGGGCACCCATACCTCCAGAACCTCCAATAGGGCACTGGCGACCAGAAAAGGAG CAGTTTCTCCAAGACGGAGCTAGAATAGAAGCTGCTTACAAAAATCTGTTTCATCGAGCAGATGCCTCTCAGGAAATTGACAGCCATGAGATTGTGGTGTGTCATGCTAATGTCATACGATACTTTGTGTGCAG GGCTCTACAATTTCCCCCAGAAGCTTGGCTTCGAATAAGTTTAAATCATGCGAGTATCACGTGGATTACTATACGACCTTCAGGCAGAGTTTCCATACGTCACCTTGGCGAGTCTGGGTTCATGCCAGCTGACAAAGTGTCTGTCGTGTGA
- the LOC117332463 gene encoding serine/threonine-protein phosphatase PGAM5, mitochondrial-like isoform X3: MSICEPASLVKPSKNKNSLDEKDAKDAENELKKHTPTATRHLLLIRHGQYNTDGKEDNQRYLTELGRKQAEYTGQRLKDLGLSYTVLISSTMTRAKETADIIQKFFPDVPRKETDMLREGAPIPPEPPIGHWRPEKEQFLQDGARIEAAYKNLFHRADASQEIDSHEIVVCHANVIRYFVCRALQFPPEAWLRISLNHASITWITIRPSGRVSIRHLGESGFMPADKVSVV, translated from the exons ATGTCAAT ATGTGAACCAGCCAGTTTAGTGAAACCgtccaaaaacaaaaattcctTGGATGAAAAAGATGCAAAAGATGCTGAAAATGAACTGAAGAAACATACCCCAACAGCAACACGTCATCTACTGTTAATTCGGCATGGTCAATACAACACAGATGGAAAAGAGGACAATCAGCGATACCTCACAGAATTAG GGCGGAAGCAGGCAGAATATACAGGGCAACGTCTCAAAGACCTGGGTCTATCCTATACCGTCCTCATATCATCAACCATGACACGGGCGAAGGAGACTGCTGATATTATACAAAAGTTCTTCCCTGATGTTCCACGTAAAGAAACAGACATGCTCCGTGAAGGGGCACCCATACCTCCAGAACCTCCAATAGGGCACTGGCGACCAGAAAAGGAG CAGTTTCTCCAAGACGGAGCTAGAATAGAAGCTGCTTACAAAAATCTGTTTCATCGAGCAGATGCCTCTCAGGAAATTGACAGCCATGAGATTGTGGTGTGTCATGCTAATGTCATACGATACTTTGTGTGCAG GGCTCTACAATTTCCCCCAGAAGCTTGGCTTCGAATAAGTTTAAATCATGCGAGTATCACGTGGATTACTATACGACCTTCAGGCAGAGTTTCCATACGTCACCTTGGCGAGTCTGGGTTCATGCCAGCTGACAAAGTGTCTGTCGTGTGA